In Colletotrichum lupini chromosome 6, complete sequence, a single window of DNA contains:
- a CDS encoding riboflavin transporter MCH5 codes for MEERRDDEQGLGTDKQTGLNPVMPHRSSNDHASIEAFSSAPQHTLQTPKTALDTIDDELHDDEIEYPDGGLQAWMVVVGAWCAMIPPMGIINTISVLQGWLLQNELKGVPESKAGWIFSCYAFFITACGAQIGPVFDAFGIRVLLIPGSIGMIASMIFLSLSTEFYQMLLSFGVCGGISAAFLFNPALSAIGHWFNERRAFATGVACTAGGLGGIGFSLIIQYLAPRIGFPWAMRIIAFISTGSLVVTNLFLRKRLPPKRKAKALIDFRLLRDSKFGVTVVAVFFVEFAVFIPYSYISSYAIEKGLGLQKSFLLNVLLNAGAIPGRMLPGYIADRVGAFNTMCVTSLCCGVLILGLWLAAGDVDAKIMSFTTLFGFWSGAAISLSPVCISRVCKIEDYGKSTGMAYFIASFGALVGIPLAGFLLKTGTELYRNLIIFAGAAYMVAFVAFCGARGIAGGWKPALF; via the exons ATGGAGGAACGTCGCGACGACGAACAGGGACTGGGAACAGATAAACAAACTGGACTCAACCCCGTGATGCCTCATCGATCCTCGAACGATCACGCAAGCATCGAAGCTTTTTCCAGTGCCCCTCAGCACACACTTCAAACTCCAAAGACCGCATTGGACACAA TAGACGATGAGCTCCACGACGACGAAATCGAGTATCCCGACGGCGGGCTCCAGGCCTGGATGGTGGTGGTCGGCGCGTGGTGCGCCATGATCCCGCCGATGGGCATCATCAACACCATTTCCGTGCTCCAAGGCTGGCTGCTGCAAAACGAGCTCAAGGGCGTACCTGAAAGCAAAGCGGGATGGATCTTCTCTTGTTATGCGTTTTTCATCACGGCTTGCGGGGCACAAATTG GACCAGTGTTTGACGCATTCGGCATCAGGGTGCTACTCATCCCAGGCTCCATTGGCATGATTGCCTCAATGATCTTCCTCAGCTTGTCGACAG AGTTCTACCAAATGCTGCTCTCCTTCGGCGTCTGCGGCGGCATCAGCGCCGCCTTCCTCTTCAACCCGGCCCTCTCCGCCATAGGCCACTGGTTCAACGAGCGCCGCGCCTTCGCGACAGGCGTAGCCTGCACGGCCGGCGGCCTCGGCGGCATCGGCTTCTCCCTCATCATCCAGTACCTCGCGCCACGCATCGGCTTCCCCTGGGCCATGCGCATCATCGCCTTCATCTCGACGGGCAGCCTGGTCGTCACGAACCTCTTCCTCCGGAAACGCCTCCCGCCCAAACGCAAAGCCAAGGCCCTGATCGACTTTCGCCTTCTGCGCGACTCCAAGTTCGGCGTTACCGTGGTGGCCGTCTTCTTTGTCGAGTTTGCCGTCTTTATACCCTATTCGTACATATCGTCCTACGCTATTGAAAAGGGGCTCGGCCTGCAGAAGTCCTTCCTCCTCAACGTCCTGCTCAACGCTGGCGCGATACCGGGCCGGATGTTACCGGGTTACATTGCCGACCGCGTGGGCGCCTTCAACACAATGTGCGTCACGTCCCTCTGCTGCGGCGTCTTGATTCTGGGTTTGTGGCTCGCCGCCGGCGACGTGGACGCCAAGATCATGTCCTTTACCACCCTATTTGGATTCTGGTCCGGGGCGGCCATCAGCTTGTCGCCGGTGTGTATCTCGCGCGTCTGCAAGATTGAGGACTATGGCAAGTCGACGGGCATGGCGTACTTCATTGCCAGCTTTGGTGCGCTGGTAGGTATTCCCTTGGCCGGGTTCCTGTTGAAGACGGGGACCGAGCTTTATCGGAACTTGATCATCTTCGCGGGGGCGGCGTACATGGTTGCATTTGTTGCATTCTGTGGTGCTAGGGGCATCGCGGGCGGGTGGAAACCAGCGTTGTTCTAG